One Solea solea chromosome 5, fSolSol10.1, whole genome shotgun sequence genomic window carries:
- the LOC131459137 gene encoding cytochrome c oxidase subunit 4 isoform 1, mitochondrial, protein MLATRALRALNLVGKRAISTSVCVRGGHGVAKAEDYSLPAYIDSQVVPLPEIRYVQSLSADQMSLKEKEKGIWASLSDEEKIALYRISFKESFAEMSQESAEWKTVVGGVFFFVGFTGLIVFWQRKYVYGPVPHTFDAEYKEKELQRMLDMRMNPVQGISSKWDYETKQWKK, encoded by the exons ATGCTGGCCACCAGAGCCCTCAGAGCCCTCAATCTCGTTGGCAAACGTGCCATCTCTACATCTGTCTGTGTACGAGGTGGACATG GTGTTGCCAAGGCGGAGGACTACTCTCTGCCTGCCTACATTGACAGCCAGGTTGTCCCCCTCCCAGAAATCCGCTATGTGCAGAGTCTGAGCGCAGACCAGATGTCcctgaaggagaaggagaagggcATCTGGGCTTCTCTCTCTGATGAGGAAAAGATTGCAT TGTACCGCATCAGCTTCAAAGAGAGCTTTGCAGAGATGTCTCAGGAATCGGCAGAGTGGAAAACTGTGGTTGGAggggtgtttttctttgtgggCTTTACTGGCCTGATTGTTTTCTGGCAGAGAAAATATG TGTATGGACCAGTCCCACACACATTTGATGCCGAGTACAAAGAAAAGGAGCTACAGAGGATGCTGGACATGAGAATGAACCCAGTGCAGGGCATCTCCTCCAAGTGGGACTATGAAACGAAGCAGTGGAAAAAATAA
- the emc8 gene encoding ER membrane protein complex subunit 8, whose translation MPIQLTSQAYCKMLLHAAKYPHCAVNGLLVAEKTKEKKKDSHSVLCVDCVPLFHGTLALAPMLEVALTLIDTWCKENNYVIAGYYQANERTKDPRPNQVAEKVAARICENFIEAAIVMVDSGRLTVSCFEPIVHIYDHHENKWKSRDVTPESFEDWNEAQKITSALLEGRSYENLIDFDNHLDDLRNDWTNPVINKSVLDLC comes from the exons ATGCCTATTCAGCTGACAAGCCAGGCGTACTGTAAAATGCTCCTACACGCCGCCAAGTATCCTCACTGCGCGGTGAATGGGTTGCTGGTGGCAGAAAAGacgaaggagaagaaaaaagacagccACAGTGTCCTGTGCGTGGACTGTGTGCCCCTGTTTCACGGTACCCTGGCTCTGGCACCAATGCTGGAAGTAGCCTTAACTCTG ATTGACACTTGGTGCAAAGAAAACAACTATGTTATTGCTGGATATTATCAAGCCAATGAACGCACAAAGGATCCAAG ACCCAACCAAGTAGCAGAAAAAGTAGCTGCCAGGATTTGCGAGAACTTCATTGAAGCAGCAATTGTTATG GTGGACAGCGGTCGATTAACAGTTAGTTGTTTTGAGCCGATTGTGCACATCTATGatcaccatgaaaacaagtggaAAAGCAGAGACGTAACACC TGAGTCTTTCGAAGATTGGAACGAAGCACAGAAGATCACATCAGCGCTGCTAGAGGGCAGATCCTACGAGAATTTGATTGACTTTGACAATCACTTGGATGATCTAAGGAACGACTGGACCAACCCTGTGATCAACAAGTCTGTCCTGGATCTCTGCTAA
- the gins2 gene encoding DNA replication complex GINS protein PSF2, translating into MDPLEVEFLAEKETVKIIPNFSLDKIYLIGGDLGPFNPGLPVDVPVWLALNLKQRQKCRIVPPEWMDVDKLEETRDLERKEDTFTPAPSPYYMELTKLLLNHASDNIPKADEIRTLVKDIWDTRIAKLRLSADSFISQQEAHAQLDNLTLMEINTIRTFLLDSLNCMYKLRSNLQPASSKGQYADF; encoded by the exons ATGGATCCTCTGGAGGTCGAGTTCCTCGCCGAGAAGGAGACGGTGAAGATTATACCGAACTTCAGTCTGGACAAGATTTATTTGATCGGG GGCGACCTGGGCCCCTTCAACCCTGGCCTGCCAGTGGATGTTCCCGTGTGGCTCGCTCTGAActtgaaacagagacagaagtgCAGAATTGTTCCTcctgaatggatggatgttg ACAAACTGGAGGAGACACGAGATCTGGAAAGGAAAGAAGACACTTTTACACCTGCTCCGAGTCCTTACTACATGGAGCTGACCAAACTGCTGCTGAACCA CGCGTCTGACAATATTCCTAAAGCAGACGAGATCCGAACGCTGGTCAAAGACATCTGGGACACGCGCATCGCTAAACTCCGCCTGTCTGCTGACAGCTTCATCAGTCAGCAGGAGGCTCACGCTCAG TTGGACAACCTGACTCTGATGGAGATCAACACCATCCGGACGTTTCTTCTCGACTCTCTCAACTGCATGTACAAACTGCGCTCCAACCTGCAGCCCGCCTCCAGTAAAGGACAGTACGCAGACTTTTGA